The DNA region gaatttgtgtataaaaaattaaagaggggtattttgggaaaggtGAGTActattgtggtatatttgtgaaagctttaggataagtggcaattttatatatacggaataaaatagtgctaaaaatttcaatttcccgaaaaaaaaatacatgaaaGAAAGTATTAATGACCTACGTGGCCTTTCCGTTGAGTATCTTCAATTTTtggtcaaattattattaataaaataatgttcaCTATCTAAGTCAAATTACTTATATCTTGCgcatctaaaattttattatttacttaaaatatataaataatcatatatatatatatatatatatatatatatatatataaaagatataaaatttataataatattttaaaaaataaaaggtttaaaacatttttttgaaaCAATCTCAAATTAGTCATTTATACCCGAAATTTGAGGAGAGATCTTATTTATCAACgagttttttcttaaaataattaattgagcTCAACTTAAACACTATTTGATCtagttcgatttaaattcaTCTTCGTGCAAGCACTAATTACAtgatttaaacataaatttcaaacaCGGATGTTTAATGCCTTAACAAATATTTGAGATGAAATTGGAGCAAATATTTGTCACGCGTTACGGGTTTGAGCTCATATATACACATGTATCACCCTTTAAGTCATGCTCTCCTGAGATAATTGTATAAGTCATGATTAAAACCGCTAATTCTTCATTTGGGcttaaatatttgttaaaaaccaaattaactttaaattatcacaaatcactttcataacaaatttttaagtaCAATTATCTCACTGATCGCAACCCCCCCAATGTTTCAGAAAATGACTAATTCTTGttctttaaacttgaaaatgtcattttcccacttgtttgatgattttgttaaaaaatcacttaatttcttttttacaaaattaatataaaataaaggcacaaaaattattaaataaattttgtgggCAAATTGTCATTTAGCTTAATGGTTTATTTGTACTGTTTATTAGAATAAGTATAGATAAAAATGTCAATAATgtataaacatatatttgtgatgaattataattattgaaaccGTTAAAGTGTTAggtatttttttaaaggttctttggagttttaaaaaaattcaaggtgtttttaaaaaattcatatttttaatttgtttttttttttagtttaaaaaatgataattacatcacaaaaactaaataaaatgtaataaattaaatttgtaaatacgCATTACAaactattaaaactataaatataaagtgTTATGAAACAgggtaaagaaaaaatattcatttgccTATAGTAagtattaaaaatgaatttatatccTATAATATctggataaaataaaataaaggccaaacgactatttcccacccaaggtttagcgttttctcaaatgtcccccctttaactatggaaacaccaaacacccacccatgatcggttagatttaacagaaccctaacgcctaaaaatttaatctcattttcccccctaaaagtttaaaaactaatattttttccctaagctaagtttaaaaagattgcattttcccccctagggtttatttccaaacccttccaatttccaaacccttctccgtcgctttctccgacgccatcaccggccgtcttcccctcccaacggtttctcttccaccgacgacccctctcaactcgacctcaacgCATCCGATATAGAGAGAagccgtctgggaagagaaatctgtaggatcgaatggcctaagaggggggtgaattagacaactttaaaactatctttaccaaatttgagaattaaagcaatttatttaaatcaaataatgttacctatttttaatccaatgtatgagaataactaaaaatatttcaaataaccaacacaatcaaaataacataacataaagtatgagtttaagggaaaagaaaatcaaacacgcgatgtatagtggttcggctaaACCCGGCCTAcatccactcctccaagctttctcccttggagtattccactaattattggttgaccaaaacctcaaccaagcttttcttcacaatcaaaatagcttccaaggtgctattaaccttcaCAAATGTTAATACccaatttctctcacaaaaaattttctaatctctccaagagtgaacctcactcttttatagcacgaattttagtatgaaattgaaatatgacctctctcaacagtgtatatgaaagttaaagcttagtacaatccaaagcaaatgaaattacaaagtgtatgagcaagggttttgattagagagaagaatttgcaagtcaatagctcaaaactaatttgctctcaaatatatgaaagtttttggtggcaaaaagttcttttcgaacgaaattcattaggtttatataggggaaaataaggaaagttaccgttgtgtacaaagatagccgttttaattttccagaaaacgcacaattcgatcgaccggatggaattcggtcaaccgaatgtgacgtggcacttccgtggagcttacgtggcactagccgttggaaaaatttaaaccaaaattcggttgaccgaatttctgaagccaaaaatcatggcttctggacaattcggaagctgattcggtcggtcaaatttggtcgaccgaattttattatattttacccctgaattttcaaaaatcgcatttgacccctaaaactttgaaaagtgacaatttaacccatttttgaaaattcttccaaaaccaactttaagatatgaaaatgtagttcacaaaacttcatcattttaaaagaattaataaactttggtgaaagaattggcttaaaccaataagtttgaaaaacgacattttaacctaaaatgtgaaagatatgaaaataagttttcaagtgagctatctcatgcaaataaatattctaatcaaaacgaatgctctaaactacaaatatatctacctaacacttgagtttttcttcaaatcttcaataattcttcaattgactcttctctttcatttctatcttgaaactccttcaaatgcattagataaattcttgcaatctaagctcacactcaagtaaaatcattagtcaatatgtttagggacatattagtttgttatcatcaaaataagagcataatgactcctcaaGTCAAcaaaatcgtcttcccagatgatgaagacgagatTGATCGATCttgtcttcgtcgtctgggaagacgattgtcttcccaaatgaagacgactcgtctttcCAGAGGatgacgagtcgtctcgtcgtcttgtcttcgtctgggaagacgaaaacccgacgaagttcttcatcttccacagcttctccgactccgattggaagtccaaatgggaggaaagagatctccggaaggtgaggatgcttcgggagggagagaccgtcggcaatgaagccggagaccgtcggcaatggagccggagaccgtcgACAATAGAgccggagaccgtcggcaatgcttcgggagggtgaaactgtgattttttaaaacttaggctgggggagaattttagtttttaaagtttaggggggcaaaatatattctattttagtttatttttaatattctagagaaaatgacgattttaccgtTATCAcaattagagttttgttaaatctaaccggtcatgggtgggtgtttggtgtttctatagttaaaggggggacatttgagaaaacgctaaaccttgggtgggaaatagtcgtttggcctaaaataaacaTCCCTTGACTGATGGATGGAAaatgatcttttcaaacttaaaaggcGAAAAGGTAGTGTATCAAACTTTAGGTTGGAAACGGTACTTAACTTTAATATTTCTGTACAAGAAAAACCCATGGTTGGGCTGGTTTAGTGGACTTCTTGGTTTAATTCTAGTGATCACACGTCATCCCTTGACTCCGCAGGACGACTCACCAAATTACATAATTacccttttcattttttaacatGAAAGTGCAACTGAATATGGGAGAATGAAATTTTATggacatttaaatttaaattataattattatgtttataattaataatggactcaatataaaatcaatctgagtagataaaaataatattttacttgaaaaaaataattaaataagctaaaaaacatatacccacccaaggtttgttgcaaTCGTAAATTAGTATCCGTTaagtattgaaaattcaaagtcTCATCTATTgagtattaaaattaatagagataattagttttaagagtaaaatagttattaactagtaatatattaaaaataataaaacattatataattcttcttaaatttaaaaaactaataatttttttcttaaaattaaacctttaaaaatcacaatttttcaatagttttttttctccctcttATCCTCCAATGTCATCATTGGCTAGattctctctccttctcttttcttcctttttttttggcTTCTTCCCTTTTCCAATGTCGAAATTTGGAGATCTCTAgacaaaccttaggtgggagaTCTCTAGACAaaaacaaaccttgggtgggagatCTTTGGATCAACCTTGGTTGAAAGTTGAAGATCTTCAGATGAAGACGATACTTCATCTCTAGATGAAGCAAGAGACGAAGCATTGTCTTCATCTGAAGATCTTTGATTTTCAGTGTCATAAAGGGGAAGAAAAGGGAGAGAAAAgctgaaaaaaggaaaaaaggggagagagagagaattcgACTAGTGATAACAGCAGAGAAAGGGAAggagaaaataaataactataaggagaaaatattattttttaaaattttttttaaagagaattGTTAGCATTTTAAATATAGGaggaaaatgaataatattttattattttttaatattttactgattaaatgataattttattttgaaaattaactgttttgttaattttaaactctataaataagagtttgaattttcattaggccaaatgactatttcccacctaaggtatgttgtaatgacaagtttccaccctttaattatagaaacacaaaatacccacccatgatcagttaaatttaacagaaccctaacgcctaaaaattttatctctttttgcccccctaaactttaaaaaccaaaattttccctcagtctaagttttaaaaaatgacagtttcaccctagggtttagttttgaaatctccgacgacctctccggctccattgctgatgacctctccctcccgaagcatcctttCCTTCTAGCGATCtattttctcccatttggagggcTGATCGACGTCGAAGATGCCttaggagacgaagaacttcgtcggggaagacgaagttcttcgtcttccaagaggtcttcttctgggaagatgatcatcttcccagacaaagacgatggcttcgtcttcgtctaggaagacgaagaaccccgatgaagttcttcgtctctcaaggCGTCTCCGACACCGATCGACCCTCCAAataggagaaaagagatcgcTGGAAGGAGAGGATGTCTCGGGAGGGAGGGAgagtcggcaatggagccggagatgtcgctggagatttcaaaaccaaaccttaaggtgaaactgttattttttaaaacttaggctgagggaaaattttagttttcaaagtttaaaggggtaaaaatagattatattttagtttattttttaatattatagagaaaataacgattttacccttatcattGTTATTTTTAACTGATCATGGATGGATATTTGAtgtttctataattaaataatgaaaacttattattacagcataccttgggtgggaaatagtcgtttggccttttcatTACTTAATGAATACAAGCAAAGTTTGCAATGACATGtaggtgggaatatgtcttttggccaattaaaTATTACATATCACATGGTGGGTGTTGCTTCTTTGCATGTCTAGGAATTAAATGCTACGTCTTATCCGcattaattaatttgagttttgatatttttataactttcattattaaatttttagattggTTAATTTGTTAtcactaattatataataattccaatgatttttgtttttttgctttCAAAGGGCAAAACCATAATCAACCACTGCTATTAATAGGCCATACTCAAATTTATTGGATCCATTTATTAATCCAATCAGATTCGAATCACAATTATGGTTAAATTCGGACGCAATTTTCCAACATATGGCATAAGAAATctcatatcataaatatatttaggaGTGGAAATCTCCCCACTcgtaaaatataatatgatttaactaaaatttcacttgtaattataaaattcaattggATCATATAATCTCATGTGCAATATAACCGAGTTCACACTTAGCTATCGTTGTTATGAGCATtgggtattttcttttttttattgaatataaaaatttaaataattatatctcaaATTAGGTCATTTGTTAATATTTGACGGGAGGAAGCGATATTAACTCTATAATATGTATTCACACAAATACCTTTTACTACTAAAAGTAGCATTCGAAATTTTGCAatgaatgtaaatttttttatctaaaaactttcacgggtgggaaaatgttaaaagataaactttgggtgagaaaaatGTTATCTAACCTAGTAAAGATGGAACACTAAcgaataattcaaaattaaattcgttaaaatttgaaaacgtTTTTATAAAAGGATATTTCTctaattagaaaaaaatcataaaatattttaaaataattcattacaAATTACTTAAAAGTCCTGATTGCATACCTATTTAAGAGCGGTTGATTAGTGTACTCCAAGAATTGAATAAATgcaaaacatattaatattcaGTCAAATggtaaacaaatttaattaattatttctgaAAATAAAATCAGCAAACAGATAAGGCCAAAACACCATTTCCCACCTAGATTTAGTTGTgttcacaaatatatatttacaaaattaaaaaaatctaaagtcctactaattaattaattggtatttaatttttttattaaaaatagaaataaaattattattttattaataatattaaaaaaatataaaatttattatatttttctttttaagttttaaaaaattaataactttttttctctatttaaagttttttaattttaaaaaattatatttccctTCCCCCAAATCTAAGGTTTTTTTGCCTCAAATGACCATTTTCAACATCTACAATCTCCCTTGTTTACTTTAAAATGTTGATCAATACCTCCTCTCTCTAGATTATTTTGTCGAAGCGAAAAGATCGATCTCTTCATCTCTATAAAGAGATCTGGAAAAGGGAGATTGTCGTGTCCTATTGTGAACCAATCTATGTTTtaagaggaagagagaaggTTGTCGATGCCAGAGATGATGGCCGAatgaatgaaagagaaaaactttaagtttgatgagagaaaatatgactttttaaaattaaaaatttttatatagaagtaaaattattagtttttaaaatttatagagaaaaatataattaattttatattttttaaatattattaataaaataataattttatttttatcttttttaataaaatttcaaaatttttaaatctcgCGTGCGTTTAAGAAAGCGACTAAATTtgatgggaaataatcctttggccaacAGAAAATTCAAGGCAAAACTTTTACTTGAAGAGTCCCACGACAAATATTCCCCTTTTTGGCGTCCCAGCGATAAGTCCACATCCAAAAGTCTTAAGTGaggacaagaaaataaaaaggaaggCTATAATTGTCACTTTAATTACATAAACTTCCAACCTAGAAAGATGATGTCACTTTGGCAAAAACGAGCGGGCAAAAAGGTATTTTCAGTAATAACCATAAAAAGGGTAATGGATGGGCAAAGGTGCACGGCATTTAGTGAAGGCTTATACATTATGTAACGCAGAGCCAAAAGAATGACCACCAAAGCCAAAAGAAAATAACAGCCATTTGGCAATTACTGAACTAAATATTGTCTGAAAGCTTCTCTCTCACTCATCAGTTTTGGTCAATCTTTTCAGAGAAAAGTGAGACTGAAAGCGTGGAAATCGGTGAATTCTTAACGCCTTTCACTGACCCTCGTTCTGATTTCagtttctcttcctcttcttttcacACACTGCGTCTCAGGTACTGTTGTCTTCTATCAGTCGCTTTCTCACAATTTGTTCCTCTGTAAAACGGCTTCGTTTTGCCAGGTTAATCTCCGAAGCTGCTGTATCACGTTTTACCAGTTTGGTTGTgttctatatatgtatatgtgctTGTTGACTTTTAGTTACCTATCAggttcttcctttctttttttattttttaattgacattaaaaaatatattcttacaAAATCATGAGATTTCTTGAATTGGAGCTTCAAAGCTGTACTTGTTTTGTTCTAGAACTGGTCGGTAAATCGTTTATTTCAAAGTTGtctcaaattctattttttcttccATACGGAATCTTTTTCCTCGAAATTACTGATAGTCAACCAAGTTGACTGTCTTCAAAGAAAGACTACAACTGCAAATCTAAGCTTTTTTATCGTCTTCGGTTTTTTGAGGATATTGGACTCGGTGTTTAGCTCTCTGGTTTGATTGATTTTCTGTTCAACGCCCTTCTGTAATTCTCTACCTCATCAGCTTTCTAATTTTTTAGTCTCTTTCATTCTCTATTCTGAACCGTCTGTTTAActgatttcaattttataatttttgtttcggcaaaaaaggaagaagtttttttaatttaatcatgtACGGACGTCTTTTGATGGTTGGTCATATGCTCACAAGCAATATTAAAGAGCACAGTAGATGAATTTGATCTTTTCAATTATGAGCTCATTATTTGTTCTTTTCggtatttatcaatttttttttaatggttgaGGTTCAGTTGGTGTgacaattgtttatttttttagtaatatgtTATTGACTTTTATgttctatttttgtttataatatgatttggTTGCAGAAAAATTGATTGTGAGGATGTTGGAGAAGACGGAAACTATTGATGTAGATCAAGTGATAGCGGAATTTGAAACAGTCACCAAAGATGCTGAGAAAATTCAGAGGGAGACTTTGAAAAAGATTTTGGAAGAAAATGGATCGGCTGAGTATTTGCAAAATCTTGGTCTCAATGGAAGAACAGACCCTGAAAGTTTTAAGGCTTGTGTTCCACTTGTTTCTCATTCAGACCTGGAACCTTATATTCGGCGAATCGCTGATGGTGATACTTCACATATCCTCACTGGCAAGGCCATAACAACTATGTCGTTAAGGTACATAGTttcaataaatttgttattgtttcatgagttaaattatagtttggttttACTAATGAGTCATGTTCTGGGGAATTTTGTGTTATTGCAGCTCTGGAACGTCTCAAGGAAAGCCTAAATTTGTACCCTTCAATGATGAGTTGATGCAAACCTCCATGCAGATATATCGGACTTCTTTTGCCTTTAGAAACAAGTACTTTTCTAAATATTgcttatcttaatattttccatGGTGCTGCAAAATTGTTTTAGTTGTTTGCTAGAGATGGATTGTATTTTGATGAACTACTATTAATTTGGGGTTAGTCACCCATGGCTTGTTAAACGTGAAAAGCTCTGCCTGTCTCttgtttttaagtttgaaattttatccTGGATTAATGAATATGCTTTATGACCTGCAGAGAGTTTCCTATTGGAAATGGGAAAGCCTTACAGTTTATATATAGCAGCAGGCAGTTCATAACAAAAGGGGGGCTAAATGCAGTAACTGCTACTACAAATATCTACCGCAATTTACAGTTCAAAAGTCTGATGAAGGCAATTCTTTCCCGGTGTTGCAGCCCTGACGAAGTAATATTTGGTCCTGATTACCAACAGTCGTTGTATTGCCATCTCCTATGTGGCCTAATCTCTTGCGAGGAAATTCAACTTGTGTTCTCAACCTTTGCCCACAGTATTGTCCACGCTTTCCGGACATTTGAACTAGTTTGGGAAGAGCTATGTGCTGACATACAGGAAGGTGTCCTCTCAAGTCGAGTCACTGTCCCTTCAATCCGAGCAGCTATGTCCGAAATACTGAAGCCAAATCCTGAATTGGCTGATTCGATTCATAAAAGATGCTCTGGATTGAGTAATTGGTATGGATTAATACCAACACTATTTCCTAATGCAAAGTACGTCTATGGGATATTAACTGGGTCAATGGAGCCATATCTGAAAAAGTTGAGACATTATGCGGGGGAGCTGCATCTTATCAGTGCTGATTATGGTTCTTCTGAAGGTTGGATTGGAGCAAATGTCAATCCAAGTTTGCCACCTGAGTTGGCTACTTATGCTGTGCTCCCTAATATAGGATATTTTGAATTCCTCCCTCTCAAACAGAATGTGGAGGATCAGGTACTCTACCTGGAGCGCAAGCCACTGGGCTTGACTGAAGTTAAGGTTGGGGAAGAGTATGAAATAATTGTCACAACTTTTGCAGGTAAAGAAATTGTTGACAAAGATACTTTCTTGCTTTAAATTCAGTGATTTATAAATAGAATTGCTCTTAAAACTTATGCAATTAACAGCTTATGGTGTTGTTCATTATGTGTTATTTCCCTGGACCATCATGCATTATATCATGCTTGACTTCACTGGCAGTCATTTAATAAGCATCTTGAAAACACAACCTTGATATTAATGCTCAGAGATTATATGAATCATATTAGAGCTTCTATCTGATGAATTACTACTCATTTCCGTGCTGTCTTGCATTTTTGCATACTATTTTGATATCATGCTGTGCCATGAATGAGATTATATATATGCTAGTTGACATGGCTGAACTGACTGTGAGACATGCATCTCTTATTGTATAAACTACAGTTTAAACACAGACATATTAGATTATTTGAAGAAACTGTACTTAAATATAGCTTTTTCTTGGTGTTAATGCCTTGTTAGGTCCTCAATGCACCCCACGTAAATAACTGCAATAGGAAACACAATTTCTCTTTTCAGGAAGATACATGTGTATTCTGACATCAAACTCACTCTATTATTGGTTTGAACATAAAATTGCCTTATCTGTATTTTGTGACAATTTATATGTAAGTACAGAAGCAATCTTTTGAAGGAGacaaatttgatttgttaaatGTGCTTACTACTACATTAtagatacacacacacacacacattttaAGGTTGTACATTACCTGTTTGACTAGTTTTTCCGTAATTCCTTGTGTAGTATAGTCTTCATGACACAGTTGTTTCTTGATTTTCACATTTTAGTGGGTTACTTAGAAAAGCATTTGAGATTGGATTTGAACAAACAAATGAATAATTTGTATGATCTGTATATTTTACAATGCAATACTCCTTATGAAGAAAACAAGGACtagttgaataatattttgtagTTTCTTTTAAAGTTGTCTTTCAAGCATGAAAGTTTCAGTTGGGCCATATGAAACAGAACCAGCTTAGGTCATATATGTGTTCAAAAGGGCAGgcctaaaatattatcataaaatcataGGGATTTCTAAAATggattttttctttaattgttgGCAACTGATGGATCTGCAGGTGGCAGTAATTTCAGAATTTTCAAATCTGGGTCTTAACCTGGTCTACTTTATATAATCTGCAATggtgtttcataattttatgtgAACTGTTGGGTGACTTTTATTTGTAGTTCCCTTTGTGAAGTTGTACTATGCCATTGTGTTGAATCTGGAATTCTATTTGTATCTATAAACTGCAGGTTTGTACCGTTATCAACTAGGAGATGTGGTCAAGGTTATGGGCTTTCACAATTCAACCCCAGAACTGAAATTTATTTGCAGGAGTAACCTGTTACTCACCATAAACATAGACAAGAACACTGAAACAGACTTGCAGCTATCTGTGGAAACGGCAGCCAAACTTTTAgctgaagaaaaacttgaagtGGTTGACTTCACCAGCCATGTTGATGTATCAACAGATCCTGGTCACTATGTGATATTCTGGGAAATTAGTGGTGACGCAAGTGCAGAAATCTTGCAAGAATGCTGCAATTGTTTGGATCGATCTTTTATCGATGCAGGCTATGTTAGTTCACGCAAGGTTAATGCCATAGGTCCTCTTGAGCTCCGAATTGTTCAAAGGGGAACCTTCCACAAAATACTCGATCACTACGTCACGTTAGGCTCTGCTCTTAATCAGTTTAAAACCCCAAGGTGTGTAGGAACTGCCAACAA from Mangifera indica cultivar Alphonso chromosome 8, CATAS_Mindica_2.1, whole genome shotgun sequence includes:
- the LOC123224207 gene encoding jasmonoyl--L-amino acid synthetase JAR6-like — encoded protein: MLEKTETIDVDQVIAEFETVTKDAEKIQRETLKKILEENGSAEYLQNLGLNGRTDPESFKACVPLVSHSDLEPYIRRIADGDTSHILTGKAITTMSLSSGTSQGKPKFVPFNDELMQTSMQIYRTSFAFRNKEFPIGNGKALQFIYSSRQFITKGGLNAVTATTNIYRNLQFKSLMKAILSRCCSPDEVIFGPDYQQSLYCHLLCGLISCEEIQLVFSTFAHSIVHAFRTFELVWEELCADIQEGVLSSRVTVPSIRAAMSEILKPNPELADSIHKRCSGLSNWYGLIPTLFPNAKYVYGILTGSMEPYLKKLRHYAGELHLISADYGSSEGWIGANVNPSLPPELATYAVLPNIGYFEFLPLKQNVEDQVLYLERKPLGLTEVKVGEEYEIIVTTFAGLYRYQLGDVVKVMGFHNSTPELKFICRSNLLLTINIDKNTETDLQLSVETAAKLLAEEKLEVVDFTSHVDVSTDPGHYVIFWEISGDASAEILQECCNCLDRSFIDAGYVSSRKVNAIGPLELRIVQRGTFHKILDHYVTLGSALNQFKTPRCVGTANNVVLQILANNVAKNFFSTAFG